The DNA window CCTGACGCGCCGCCTTTTCTTCCGCCTTGATCCGCGCCCAGGAACCCTTGACCGCGCCTGCGTCCCGCGCCTCCGCATCGCCAAAGACATGCGGATGCCGCCTGATCATCTTGTCGACGATGGCCTTGACGACATCGGGAAAGGCAAAGTCGCCGGCTTCCTCCGCCATGCGGGCATGAAAGACCACCTGCAGCAGCAGGTCCCCGAGTTCGTCCCTAAGATCGTCGATGTCGCCGCGCGCGATCGCATCGGCAACCTCGTAGGCCTCCTCGATCGTGTAGGGCGCAATCGAGGCGAACGTCTGCTCGATGTCCCATGGGCAGCCGGTCTTGGGATCGCGCAAGGCCGCCATCACGGCAATCAGATCGGCGATATCGCGTCCGTCCGGGACGTTGGTCATGGCAGGCTCCGGCAACGGCTGGATGAGCGACAGCCGGCGCCGCCCATCAGGCTTTCGTCCATGATGAAGCAGATGCCCGGCCACCGCGCAAACGAAAACGGGCAGCGCCATGAAGACACCGCCCGTCGCAAGGGGCTGTCACGAAGCAGAACGACTTACATCGCGTCGGCCTGTCCCGGCCAATAGGTGCCTTCCGCCAGCTCCGTGCCGGATCCGACGAGTTTCTTGCCGCCAAGCTCGGCCATCAGCTGGTAGATCTTGCGGGCGTTCGCGACTTCCTCGGGCAGAGGCCGTTCCGGAATGCCCTCGCGGAATCGCTGGCGAAGCGCCGCGAGTTCCTTGTCGTCCTTCGGCTTGATCACCGGACGCAGGCGCTCCCATTCCTCGTCGCTGGTCTTCATGATTTCCTTGGCCTCGCGCGAGGCCGCGACGAAGCCCTTCATCGCGGCTTCGTGCTCGTTGGCGAACTTGTCGTGGAAGACGTAGCCGATGGCGGCGACATCGCCCGCTGCGCCAAGAGCCTCGGCGGCATCGGCGCCGCTGTAGAGACGCTTGTAGCCCATGGCCTCCAGCTTGGCGCAGTAGTGCCAGAAGTTGAGCACCGCATCGAGCTCGCCCTGCTGGATCTTTTCCGCCAGCAGCGGCGGAGCGCCGAACACGGGCTCGGCATCCCTGGCAAGGTCGATACCGTGGTCCTTCTTGGCGACGGCCTGGATCATGAGCCAGTTCTTGTCCAGCGGTCCGCCCGCAACGCCGATCTTCTTGCCCTTCAGGTCGCCAAGGTTGGCGGCTGCCGAATCGGGAGGAACCATGACGGCCCCGACCGAGGATGAGAATGGAACGAAGGTCAGATCGCCGCCTTCCGTCCGCTGACGGGAGACCCAGAGCCAGTCGCTGACGATGAGATCGACGCTGCCGCCTTCAAGCCCGATCTTCGTCGCTTCGTTGTTGGCGGTCTCGACAAGCTGGAGATCGAATCCATGCTTCTTGTCGAGTTCGTGGGTCTTGATGACATCCATCTCCCAGTTGACGGTACCGAATTTCAGGACGCCCACTCGGACGGCGTCTTCGGCGTGTGCGGCAAGCGTTGCCCCAAGGATCGCACAGGCTGCAACGAGCCCGCGCATTGAATAGCCAGACATCTGAGCTTCCTCCCGCATTGTTTTCTTCTGCCGTTCCGGCACTTTCGTGGACTTAATTTATTTGTCCGGCAGGTGTTTGGCACCTTAACAAAAAGTCACGTTGCAGCCATGGTGCGCCACAGGGCAGGTTGTACCGGCAAGCCAGGCGGCCGCGTTGTCCGGCCCGCCGCCGGTTTTGGGTGGCTGGACGGGGATAAAGCCGGAACTGCGACAAGAAGTTCCGGTCAAAAGGGGAATGGGAGACGTGGTAACGCTCAGGGATGTCGCGCGTAGCGCCGGCGTGTCGCCGAAGACCGTATCGCGGGTGGTCAACGATGATCCGGCTGTGACGCCCGAAACGCGTGAGCTCGTTCGCAAGGAGATCGAGCGCCTCAACTACGTTCCCAATCTCGCCGCCCGGATGATGCGCACAGCAACGTCCGAGGTCGTCGGATTGATGACGGACGTCGTCGCCACGACGCCGTATTCGGTCGAGATCGTGCGCGGCGTCCAGTCCGCCTTGCGCAAGGAGGGCCGCACGCTCCTGATCGCCAATACGGAGGGAGACCGCCAGATCGAGGCCGGCTACTGGCGGACATTCCGGTCCCACAAGGTCGGTGCGGCCATCGTCGCCACCATGTTTCACCGCGAATATGACGTATCCCCCGAGGGGTTCGACAAGCCGCTCGTGATGGTGAACTGCTTTGCCGCCGACAACCGCTTCGACACCGTCCTGCCGGACGATGAAGAGGGGGGCTATACCCAGGCAAAGCATCTTCTCCAGCTCGGTCACCGGCGGATCGGCGTCGTCTCACTGCATGAGGCCATACGGGCGACCGGCCTGCGCCACCGGGGTATGCTCCGCGCCTTTGCCGAAGCGGGTGCGAACTTCGATGAGAGCCTGCTGGAAAGGGGCGCCGTCGGGCCGTTCCCGGACGAGACTTTCGTCGCCTACGAGGCCGCCAAGCGTCTGCTCTCAAGACCAGATCGACCGACAGCGATCATTTGTGGCAACGACATGCTGGCCGTCCAGATCTATGCGGCCGCGTCGGAACACGGCCTGACCGTGCCGGACGACCTGTCGGTGATCGGCTTCGACGACCTGCCGATCTTTTCCGCGATCCTTCGCCCGCGGCTGACGACCGTTGCGCTGCCCTATTTCCGGATGGGGGAGATGGCCGTGGACCTGATTGCGGGCATGAAGAGCTTCGCTGGCCGTCCCGCGAAGCAGCACCTCGTGGAGTGCCCACTGGTTGTCCGGGAGTCCTGCCGGCCGCTGGCCTAGCGGCGGGCCGTTTCACGCCTCCTTGCGTGTCGCAAGCATGATCCCGCCGTCAAGAAACGCGGAGAGTGTCTGCGAGCGCTCGCTCGCAGGCACGCCCGCCAGCGTCCCGAGAATGGCGACATTCACGGCCTTCGCCGTCAGATGATCGGGTGCCTGCATCGGGAACTCCGCATTCGCGGTCATGTTGCCGGTCCAGGCAACCGCCATCGCGGCCCATCCTGCCGGCGTCATCGGCTGAACCTTGGACGCGGCCTCCATGCAGGCCGTACGGGTCTCCTCGTCGGGATCGCGAACCCAGCGCTCGGTCAATTCCAGGAGCGGACCGTCATTCGGGCCCTGAAGGGCGGGAAAGGCCATGATGCACTGGCAGGCCCACCAGACGGCCTCGCGCCGAGGCAGCAGGTAGGCGCAGAAGGTGATTGCTTCCTCGGGAGTGGCGCTCGCGCCGAGACCGCGCAGATAGTCCAGCGGAGAAACGTCCGCCGGCGGCGTCAATATGTCTTCGGACACCGTCGGAAATGCCTTGAAGACGTCCGCTGCGCTATTGAAACGAAGTCCCGTTGCCATTCTGCCCGTCCCCGGCGTTTTGGTTCGTTCTTGTCTCGATCCGACGTGCATTCGTCCGATCCGGCCCTTCGACCCAATCGAAAAAACGCTCCGGACCGTCAGTTGATCAGGACCACCGCGCCCTTGATCGTCATCGGGCCGGATGCCTTATGCTCGGCCATGGTCCCCTGTGTGTTCAGCATTCCGTTCGCCTTGACGGTGATATTGATCGACTCGATCGTGATGTCGGCGGGCGTCATCTTGATCTTGCTCTGGCCGCAGACGATCTCCACCGACGTTCCGGCTTCGATTTTCAGCGACTGCGTGATCTTCAGATCGTCGCTCCTGTCAATTTTGGTCTTGCGGAAACCGTCGATAGTCAGCGTCTGATCGTTGCCGATCTCCCGCCGCTCGTCATTCTCGATCCTGGTCTCCATGTCCTTCTGGGCATGTCCGCGGACAAGTTCATTGCCGGCCGTGTCGTCGAAGATGAGTTCGTTGTAGCCGCCGCCACCGGTCGTGCTGTTGGACTTGACCCCGGCGATGTTCTTTTCCCCCGGCAAGTCGTAAGGAGGCATGTTGTCGGCATTGTAGACCGCGCCGACCACGACAGGACGGTCGGGGTCGCCGTCGAGATACTGCACCAGCACCTCCATGCCAACGCGCGGAATGAAGACGCTGCCCCAGTTCTGGCCCGCCCAGGACTGCGCGACGCGGCACCGCATCGATGTCGTCTGATCGCGATCCCAGAAGAAGAGACAGAGAATG is part of the Hartmannibacter diazotrophicus genome and encodes:
- a CDS encoding ABC transporter substrate-binding protein; protein product: MSGYSMRGLVAACAILGATLAAHAEDAVRVGVLKFGTVNWEMDVIKTHELDKKHGFDLQLVETANNEATKIGLEGGSVDLIVSDWLWVSRQRTEGGDLTFVPFSSSVGAVMVPPDSAAANLGDLKGKKIGVAGGPLDKNWLMIQAVAKKDHGIDLARDAEPVFGAPPLLAEKIQQGELDAVLNFWHYCAKLEAMGYKRLYSGADAAEALGAAGDVAAIGYVFHDKFANEHEAAMKGFVAASREAKEIMKTSDEEWERLRPVIKPKDDKELAALRQRFREGIPERPLPEEVANARKIYQLMAELGGKKLVGSGTELAEGTYWPGQADAM
- a CDS encoding LacI family DNA-binding transcriptional regulator: MVTLRDVARSAGVSPKTVSRVVNDDPAVTPETRELVRKEIERLNYVPNLAARMMRTATSEVVGLMTDVVATTPYSVEIVRGVQSALRKEGRTLLIANTEGDRQIEAGYWRTFRSHKVGAAIVATMFHREYDVSPEGFDKPLVMVNCFAADNRFDTVLPDDEEGGYTQAKHLLQLGHRRIGVVSLHEAIRATGLRHRGMLRAFAEAGANFDESLLERGAVGPFPDETFVAYEAAKRLLSRPDRPTAIICGNDMLAVQIYAAASEHGLTVPDDLSVIGFDDLPIFSAILRPRLTTVALPYFRMGEMAVDLIAGMKSFAGRPAKQHLVECPLVVRESCRPLA
- a CDS encoding DUF6931 family protein, coding for MATGLRFNSAADVFKAFPTVSEDILTPPADVSPLDYLRGLGASATPEEAITFCAYLLPRREAVWWACQCIMAFPALQGPNDGPLLELTERWVRDPDEETRTACMEAASKVQPMTPAGWAAMAVAWTGNMTANAEFPMQAPDHLTAKAVNVAILGTLAGVPASERSQTLSAFLDGGIMLATRKEA